The Patagioenas fasciata isolate bPatFas1 chromosome 3, bPatFas1.hap1, whole genome shotgun sequence genome contains a region encoding:
- the SANBR gene encoding SANT and BTB domain regulator of class switch recombination isoform X2, with translation MVIHVCDEAKNLKEDFVCPRDLLISEMKYFAEYLSVDAQRWEEVDISVHCDVHIFDWLIRYVKRNAKDSEANEMPSLEPSNVISILISSEFLKMDSLVEKCIHYCHKNMNAIVATPCNMNCINANLVTHIADLFTHNEVEELKDKRDKFKSKLFCKKIERLFDPEHLNPDSRGNAATLYRCCLCKKLLTKETERRIPCVPGKINIDQHGNIVYVHIRDKTWEVHEYLISLHEELKSWRDVYWRLWGTVNWLTCSRCNQSFLCTEFSHCQYHSQPVLYPGVASALGSTATGVYPCCNQKVLRFDPTTLPKGCKVRDHTVDLPSGNEDGDALPSQTTKILNDLLHHRDVIVVPFTKDENSDSGIGLCDEKGIECDVLVEPNTPWGPKTGEINAFLSLKNWALQLKQQSLLSEEEEYTTGSEVTEDEVGDEEEVCRKPAGRKEKLKKSYKHPKKVISSPSIQKKEKPSDKSSSRDASPFTVSMQQNKWDASRSLRFNQDAQREDDQRRMSEITGHLIKMRLGDLDRVKSKDSKEYAGGIYSRLEAQIRASAQVSARQNNTEKNSRSKSRFGQGRPT, from the exons ATGGTGATCCACGTGTGCGACGAAGCCAAAAACCTCAAAGAAGATTTTGTGTGTCCACGAGACCTTTTGatttcagaaatgaaatactTTGCTGAATATCTGTCAGTGGATGCCCAGCGCTGGGAAGAGGTGGACATTTCAGTGCACTGTGATGTTCACATCTTTGACTGGCTGATAAGATACGTTAAAAGGAACGCTAAAGATTCTGAAGCTAATGAAATGCCCAGTTTAG aACCATCAAATGTCATATCAATTCTTATTTCTTCTGAgtttttgaagatggattcaTTA GTAGAAAAATGCATTCATTATTGCCACAAAAATATGAATGCTATTGTAGCCACGCCGTGTAACATGAATTGTATCAATGCTAATCTGGTCACGCACATTGCTGATCTCTTCACACACAATGaagtggaagagctgaaggacaaaAGAGACAAATTTAAGAG TAAACTTTTCTGCAAGAAGATTGAGAGACTGTTTGATCCAGAGCACCTAAATCCAGATTCTCGAGGAAATGCAGCAACATTGTACAG gtGTTGTTTATGTAAAAAACTGCTAACTAAAGAAACTGAAAGAAGAATTCCTTGTGTACCGGGAAAAATCAACATAGATCAACATGGAAATATCGTCTACGTTCATATAAG AGACAAAACCTGGGAAGTCCACGAGTACTTAATCAGCCTTCATGAGGAACTGAAATCTTGGCGGGATGTCTATTGGCGTCTTTGGGGTACCGTCAATTGGTTGACCTGCTCAAGATGTAACCAA TCTTTCCTGTGTACTGAATTCTCCCACTGCCAGTACCATTcgcagccagttctttatccaggtGTAGCAAGTGCTCTGGGCTCAACTGCGACAGGAGTATATCCCTGCTGTAACCAAAAAGTGCTTCGATTTGATCCCACGACTCTCCCAAAG GGCTGCAAAGTGAGGGATCACACAGTTGATTTACCTTCAGGAAATGAAGATGGGGATGCTTTGCCATCTCAGACTACTAAAATATtgaatgatctgctccatcataGAGATGTTATTGTTGTTCCTTTCACTAAGGATGAGAATAG TGATTCTGGCATTGGGCTCTGTGATGAAAAAGGCATCGAATGTGATGTGCTTGTGGAACCAAACACACCCTGGGGTCCCAAAACTGGAGAAATCAATGCT TTTCTTTCTCTGAAGAACTGGGCTTTACAACTG AAACAGCAGTCGTTGTTATCTGAAGAAGAGGAATATACCACTGGCTCAGAGGTCACTGAGGATGAAGTGGGAGATGAAGAAGAAGTCTGCAGGAAACCAG CAGGGAGAAAGGAGAAATTAAAGAAATCCTACAAGCACCCAAAGAAAGTGATTTCTTCACCCAGTATTCAGAAAAAGGAGAAGCCATCTGACAAG TCAAGTTCCCGAGATGCATCTCCGTTCAC TGTGAGTATGCAGCAGAACAAGTGGGATGCCTCCAGGTCACTGAGATTCAACCAAGATGCTCAAAGAGAAGATG ATCAGAGAAGAATGTCTGAGATTACAGGGCACTTAATAAAAATGAGACTGGGAGACCTTGATCGAGTCAAGTCAAAAGACAGCAAAGAA TATGCAGGAGGCATTTATTCTAGACTTGAAGCTCAGATAAGGGCCTCAGCGCAGGTCAGTGCACGACAAAACAACACTGAGAAGAATTCCAG GTCAAAGTCCCGTTTTGGTCAAGGCCGTCCAACATAA
- the SANBR gene encoding SANT and BTB domain regulator of class switch recombination isoform X1 has product MSRGFSENNNFPYDNNQMVLDMILCSLIGVPQPINWDSVARLVPGYTSKECAKRFDELKSSGSSPVDNQYNPLMAAGGSPVETLATYIKSSLLDTQTEFQEPAIGQDSITITGRPSTTSTRSSSESEGPAHKGGESTDESQGPNMVIHVCDEAKNLKEDFVCPRDLLISEMKYFAEYLSVDAQRWEEVDISVHCDVHIFDWLIRYVKRNAKDSEANEMPSLEPSNVISILISSEFLKMDSLVEKCIHYCHKNMNAIVATPCNMNCINANLVTHIADLFTHNEVEELKDKRDKFKSKLFCKKIERLFDPEHLNPDSRGNAATLYRCCLCKKLLTKETERRIPCVPGKINIDQHGNIVYVHIRDKTWEVHEYLISLHEELKSWRDVYWRLWGTVNWLTCSRCNQSFLCTEFSHCQYHSQPVLYPGVASALGSTATGVYPCCNQKVLRFDPTTLPKGCKVRDHTVDLPSGNEDGDALPSQTTKILNDLLHHRDVIVVPFTKDENSDSGIGLCDEKGIECDVLVEPNTPWGPKTGEINAFLSLKNWALQLKQQSLLSEEEEYTTGSEVTEDEVGDEEEVCRKPAGRKEKLKKSYKHPKKVISSPSIQKKEKPSDKSSSRDASPFTVSMQQNKWDASRSLRFNQDAQREDDQRRMSEITGHLIKMRLGDLDRVKSKDSKEYAGGIYSRLEAQIRASAQVSARQNNTEKNSRSKSRFGQGRPT; this is encoded by the exons ATGAGTCGTGGATTTTCAGAAAACAATAACTTTCCATATGATAACAATCAAATGGTTTTGGATATGATCCTGTGTTCCCTGATTGGTGTGCCTCAGCCTATCAACTGGGACAGCGTGGCAAGGCTGGTTCCAGGATATACATCCAAAGAG TGTGCAAAAAGGTTTGATGAACTAAAAAGCAGTGGAAGTTCACCTGTTGACAACCAGTATAATCCCCTGATGGCCGCTGGTGGGAGTCCTGTGGAAACTTTAGCTACGTACATCAAATCCTCCTTGCTCGATACACAGACAGAGTTTCAGGAGCCTGCTATTGGGCAGGATTCCATTACTATAACTG gAAGGCCCAGCACAACCTCCACAAGGAGTTCTTCAGAGTCCGAAGGTCCTGCACATAAAGGTGGAGAAAGCACTGATGAAAGCCAGGG gcCAAATATGGTGATCCACGTGTGCGACGAAGCCAAAAACCTCAAAGAAGATTTTGTGTGTCCACGAGACCTTTTGatttcagaaatgaaatactTTGCTGAATATCTGTCAGTGGATGCCCAGCGCTGGGAAGAGGTGGACATTTCAGTGCACTGTGATGTTCACATCTTTGACTGGCTGATAAGATACGTTAAAAGGAACGCTAAAGATTCTGAAGCTAATGAAATGCCCAGTTTAG aACCATCAAATGTCATATCAATTCTTATTTCTTCTGAgtttttgaagatggattcaTTA GTAGAAAAATGCATTCATTATTGCCACAAAAATATGAATGCTATTGTAGCCACGCCGTGTAACATGAATTGTATCAATGCTAATCTGGTCACGCACATTGCTGATCTCTTCACACACAATGaagtggaagagctgaaggacaaaAGAGACAAATTTAAGAG TAAACTTTTCTGCAAGAAGATTGAGAGACTGTTTGATCCAGAGCACCTAAATCCAGATTCTCGAGGAAATGCAGCAACATTGTACAG gtGTTGTTTATGTAAAAAACTGCTAACTAAAGAAACTGAAAGAAGAATTCCTTGTGTACCGGGAAAAATCAACATAGATCAACATGGAAATATCGTCTACGTTCATATAAG AGACAAAACCTGGGAAGTCCACGAGTACTTAATCAGCCTTCATGAGGAACTGAAATCTTGGCGGGATGTCTATTGGCGTCTTTGGGGTACCGTCAATTGGTTGACCTGCTCAAGATGTAACCAA TCTTTCCTGTGTACTGAATTCTCCCACTGCCAGTACCATTcgcagccagttctttatccaggtGTAGCAAGTGCTCTGGGCTCAACTGCGACAGGAGTATATCCCTGCTGTAACCAAAAAGTGCTTCGATTTGATCCCACGACTCTCCCAAAG GGCTGCAAAGTGAGGGATCACACAGTTGATTTACCTTCAGGAAATGAAGATGGGGATGCTTTGCCATCTCAGACTACTAAAATATtgaatgatctgctccatcataGAGATGTTATTGTTGTTCCTTTCACTAAGGATGAGAATAG TGATTCTGGCATTGGGCTCTGTGATGAAAAAGGCATCGAATGTGATGTGCTTGTGGAACCAAACACACCCTGGGGTCCCAAAACTGGAGAAATCAATGCT TTTCTTTCTCTGAAGAACTGGGCTTTACAACTG AAACAGCAGTCGTTGTTATCTGAAGAAGAGGAATATACCACTGGCTCAGAGGTCACTGAGGATGAAGTGGGAGATGAAGAAGAAGTCTGCAGGAAACCAG CAGGGAGAAAGGAGAAATTAAAGAAATCCTACAAGCACCCAAAGAAAGTGATTTCTTCACCCAGTATTCAGAAAAAGGAGAAGCCATCTGACAAG TCAAGTTCCCGAGATGCATCTCCGTTCAC TGTGAGTATGCAGCAGAACAAGTGGGATGCCTCCAGGTCACTGAGATTCAACCAAGATGCTCAAAGAGAAGATG ATCAGAGAAGAATGTCTGAGATTACAGGGCACTTAATAAAAATGAGACTGGGAGACCTTGATCGAGTCAAGTCAAAAGACAGCAAAGAA TATGCAGGAGGCATTTATTCTAGACTTGAAGCTCAGATAAGGGCCTCAGCGCAGGTCAGTGCACGACAAAACAACACTGAGAAGAATTCCAG GTCAAAGTCCCGTTTTGGTCAAGGCCGTCCAACATAA